One Bacteroidetes Order II. bacterium genomic window, TCAAATTCGACGGGGACTTGTCCTTCCTTCGTAAGCCTTTCGTTCAACACGTCCAGCATTTCGAGGAACGACATATGGGGGTTTACCGTGTCAAGGGTATATTGCTCAAAGTTTCCTTTGGCATTCGGGCCGGATTGTCGCCAAACCCGCAGGTGTATGGTCATGTTATCGTGGCTCATAGCACTTCTTTTTTCTGGTTATCTATAAATAAAAGACAGTCTTCAGACGAAACGTCGGTGACAGCATTACTTATAGCTCCGTTGGGTTAGTTTAACGTTTTCGAATACCAAAGATTCTTTGTGGAGGGCAGGTTCGGCATGGTCGCCTTTATATTCCCATGTTGATACATAAGCGTAGTCTTCGTCATTTCGTAAAGCTTCACCATCTTCTGTCTGGTATTCCTCCCGGAAGTGGCCTCCACAAGATTCCTCCCGGTAAAATGCATCACGCGCCATCAATTCCCCCAGTTCTAAAAAGTCCGCCACCCGGTTTGCAAACTCAAGACTTTTGTTCATGGTATTGGCTTCGCCGGGGACGTACACATTCTTCCAAAAGTCTTCCCGGAGCGCCTGAATATCTTTGATAGCTTGTTCGAGGCCCACTTTATTTCTGGACATACCTACCTGATCCCACATAATCTTACCCAATTCGCGATGGTACTCCAATACGGTTTTTTTGCCCTTAATGTTCAATAGCTTCTGAATGCGATCGCTTGATTCTTTTTCTGCTTCCTCAAAAGCCGGATGAGACTCGTTAATTGCTTCCAACGAATTGCTTGCAATATAATCCGTCACGGTATAAGGCGCCACAAAGTAACCATCTGCTAAACCTTGCATCAATGCGCTTGCGCCCAATCGGTTTGCTCCATGATCCGAGAAATTGGCTTCACCCAACGCAAACAAGCCAGGAACAGTAGTCATCAAAGAATAATCTACCCAAAGACCGCCCATTGTATAGTGTACAGCCGGATAAATGCGCATGGGAACTTCATATGGGTTTTCACCTGTAATCCGCTCATACATTTCAAACAAGTTACCATACCGCTCTTCAATGGTATGTTTGCCCAAACGCTTGATAGAGTCCGCAAAATCTAAATAAACCGCCAATCCAGTTTCGCCAACCCCGCGCCCTTCATCGCACACATACTTTGCATTACGCGATGCCACATCACGGGGGACTAAGTTCCCAAAACTAGGATAGCGCCGCTCGAGGAAATAATCTCGGTCTTCTTCCGAAATTTGATTCGGGTGCTTTTGGCAGTCTTCTTTCTTCTTAGGCACCCAAACCCGGCCATCGTTCCGTAGCGACTCAGACATTAGGGTGAGTTTAGACTGGTAATCTCCGGAAACAGGAATACAGGTTGGGTGTATTTGCGTAAAGCATGGATTTCCGAAGAGAGCACCTCTTTTATACGCCTTCCAAGCGGCTGTTACGTTTGAGTTTTTGGCATTGGTTGAAAGATAAAAAACATTCCCATAACCACCTGTACACAACAACACAGCACTACCAGAATGGCGCTCATATTCTCCGGTTACTAAGTTACGGCAGATAATGCCACGCGCTTTCCCATCTACAACCACAACGTCCAACATCTCGTGACGTGCATACATTTGCACCTGACCCGCATTGATGGTCTTATTTAGCGCGCCATAAGCACCCAAAAGCAATTGCTGACCTGTTTGGCCACGTGCATAAAACGTCCGAGAAAGCTGAGCTCCTCCAAAAGAGCGGTTATCTAA contains:
- a CDS encoding fumarate reductase/succinate dehydrogenase flavoprotein subunit, which translates into the protein MSKLDARIPAGPISEKWTRFKQNMKLVNPANKRKHTIIVVGTGLAGAAAAASLAELGYNIKAFCIQDSARRAHSIAAQGGINAAKNYAGDGDSIYRLFYDTVKGGDYRAREANVYRLAETSVDIIDQCVAQGVPFAREYGGLLDNRSFGGAQLSRTFYARGQTGQQLLLGAYGALNKTINAGQVQMYARHEMLDVVVVDGKARGIICRNLVTGEYERHSGSAVLLCTGGYGNVFYLSTNAKNSNVTAAWKAYKRGALFGNPCFTQIHPTCIPVSGDYQSKLTLMSESLRNDGRVWVPKKKEDCQKHPNQISEEDRDYFLERRYPSFGNLVPRDVASRNAKYVCDEGRGVGETGLAVYLDFADSIKRLGKHTIEERYGNLFEMYERITGENPYEVPMRIYPAVHYTMGGLWVDYSLMTTVPGLFALGEANFSDHGANRLGASALMQGLADGYFVAPYTVTDYIASNSLEAINESHPAFEEAEKESSDRIQKLLNIKGKKTVLEYHRELGKIMWDQVGMSRNKVGLEQAIKDIQALREDFWKNVYVPGEANTMNKSLEFANRVADFLELGELMARDAFYREESCGGHFREEYQTEDGEALRNDEDYAYVSTWEYKGDHAEPALHKESLVFENVKLTQRSYK